The Lactuca sativa cultivar Salinas chromosome 2, Lsat_Salinas_v11, whole genome shotgun sequence genome includes a window with the following:
- the LOC111915962 gene encoding uncharacterized protein LOC111915962 yields the protein MLFYLTTLNLARFLTKEAPWMLEGEGDVQALTAIDAWKHSDFLCRNYVLNGLVDSLYNVYCVTKTTKELWDSLDKKYKTEDVGTKKFVVARFLDYKMVDGKTVMSLVQELQVLLHDMHAEGMWFNESFSVASMIEKLPPSWDVIVDLRIEEDNRIAQKSSYTPTSEKAKVVEHVQTSVKNKSGKGKFQKKGKGSNLGTKAGTFKKKFQGNCHNSDQRGHRAANYKLPKKAKEANVVEKITKDVSDINLATVISEVNLVESNPREW from the exons ATGCTCTTCTATCTTACCACATTGAATCTTGCTAGATTCTTAACTAAAGAGGCTCCTTGGATGCTTGAAGGAGAAGGAGATGTGCAAGCTTTAACTGCTATTGATGCTTGGAAACATTCTGATTTCTTGTGTAGGAATTATGTTCTTAATGGCCTTGTTGATTCACTTTATAATGTGTATTGTGTAACAAAGACAACCAAAGAACTATGGGACTCATTGGATAAAAAGTATAAAACTGAAGATGTCGGGACAAAAAAATTTGTGGTTGCCCGATTTCTTGACTATAAAATGGTGGATGGAAAAACTGTTATGTCCCTCGTCCAAGAACTTCAAGTCCTCCTACATGACATGCATGCCGAGGGTATGTGGTTTAATGAGTCATTTTCTGTTGCTTCCATGATTGAGAAGCTACCCCCTAGTTGG GACGTTATTGTTGACCTTCGAATTGAAGAGGACAATAGGATAGCTCAAAAGAGTAGTTATACCCCTACTTCTGAGAAAGCTAAAGTGGTGGAGCATGTTCAAACTTCTGTGAAGAACAAATCTGGAAAGGGAAAATTCCAAAAGAAAGGAAAGGGTTCAAACTTGGGAACCAAAGCTGGAACTTTTAAGAAAAAGTTTCAAGGAAATTGCCATAACAGTGATCAACGGGGTCATCGAGCTGCAAATTACAAGCTTCCAAAGAAGGCTAAGGAGGCAAATGTTGTGGAGAAGATAACCAAAGATGTGTCTGACATCAATCTTGCAACGGTTATTTCTGAAGTTAATCTTGTGGAGTCCAATCCAAGGGAGTGGTAG